CTAGGTAAACCTGCATACAGTAGCAGGGCGTAAGCGATCTACATTATTCTTTTAAACAGAGAACACTGTATCATCTTTGAACTAATTCCGTGTCTAACCTTGTGTAAAAAATAGCTAAGTTGGTTAAAGGACCTCAGAGCTTTTTTGCAATGGTTATAACAGTCATTGTGTTTGTCGTTAGATTATTGCATTTTCAACCACAAACTATCTAAGTCCAGCGTGAGTGCACCAGACTTTTTGCTAGATTTTCAATCAGTAAAAATTGTTTTGCGATATCTTCAGCCCAGCTGGGATCATATTCATTTTGCAGTTTTTTTGGGCTAAATAAATTGGCACCATAATCAAGAGAGATCAGTATATCGCTACCTTCTATAAACATTTGTGCCTTTACTTTTGGAATTTTTAGTCCTTTAGGTAGGTTCTCTGAGGAGAAAAAGGATTTAACCTGTGATAATTGTTTTAGGTACTTAGGGGTAAGAACTTTACGACAACTCGCTTCATCTTTGGCGTATACTTGATACTCTTTTTCAAAGTCTTCTTGTTCAAATTTAACTCGCTGTAATCCTTTTAGAGATTGACGTCGATTTATCAGCATGTTCCAAAGTCCCGCATCTTGTAACACCACAATTGGAGTATCTACAGGTTCAGGCATACTCAGTTTTATAACTGCACCATTAAACAAACGTTTACTGTCATTATTCTGATGAAGCGTGCGTATATGCACTTCAGTAAAGTAAAAATGAATGCCATTTACTTCGCCGTTAAATCCA
This sequence is a window from Pseudoalteromonas piscicida. Protein-coding genes within it:
- a CDS encoding DUF3137 domain-containing protein, which gives rise to MALLDQRSLHHIDPRLAGIEMQLKEAYYNLDKTTSSFDSDLDNKLKPLKRYKWWAIGIAIPLLFLAPFLLISIIPIYFLLKHSLKSFTKGVLTRAYMMAPIASALNLEYSVGGNLLICEEAISAGILAKGGRAVAEDGFNGEVNGIHFYFTEVHIRTLHQNNDSKRLFNGAVIKLSMPEPVDTPIVVLQDAGLWNMLINRRQSLKGLQRVKFEQEDFEKEYQVYAKDEASCRKVLTPKYLKQLSQVKSFFSSENLPKGLKIPKVKAQMFIEGSDILISLDYGANLFSPKKLQNEYDPSWAEDIAKQFLLIENLAKSLVHSRWT